TAGAAAAATGTCACATTGCTGGGCAATTAAAGCAAGTGAATACCCAAGTCAAGGACAGCCTGCAATGGAAGGGAATTGCAACAGTAAAAGCATGCTACTATAGTCCTAACAAGATCTCATTCCAGCAAAAATGACAACACAAGATAAGTCTATACAAAATTCTAGCAACTAGGAAGACAGCAATGCTAATTCCTAGAATGGGAAGCTTAGCCACATCACAGCAATGAAGCTTTACAAGATGTTTTGGAAGcgaaaaaaacaacaacaattgtATTACAAACTACAATTTTTGAGAATAGTAGAGAGACCACAGTGGAAATTTTAACCAAACTTTTGTTTCAGTTGTATTTTAGGTGTAAGGAAACATCCATAAATGGATGGCTTACATGGAAATTTCTTCTATGCATGAAATCAACTTTGTGTGACATTCAATAGAAGATTTGATTTatccaaataaaagaaaaataacgaACTTACAATTGGATGAGCAAGCAGCTCCCCGAAATTGTATATGTTGTCTCCCAGTAATGCTGACAAGGATAAATCAAACGCCAAATCCTAGACAAGATAGAAGAAACAATTACATAGAATAACAAATCTCAAATATGTTGACACTCAACCATTTTCAGATGCATTTTCTTAAAAAGACTGAAGTTACAGAAAGAATTTCCAGATTTCCGGGTATGAAAAAATCCTACCCATTTAAAAGAATCCTCCATAATCCAGTTTGCTCTATTCAGAGTTTCAGACCAATTTCTCCAATACTAAATAATTGGTCACGATGAAATGcatacaattttttaaaaaaaatcaacagcTTATACAAACTTTATGTCAAAAGATTCATTTCTCATTGGGATACCAAGTAATATAAAATGCAAGGagcataaataaattaaaaacgtAATCTAACTAGAACGTATTTTTATCACGGATATCTACTAGCAACATTTCTTATCAACCTGCTCCATGATGCCAACAGTACACCACATTTTAGACCTTATTCAATGTTAGGACTTCTGTGCAAAGATATATATTACCAACAATACTAAGGCAAGAGAGATCAACATGTAGAGGTCAGAGATCTGCTAGACATAGCCAAGAAATTCTTAGATTGTTCTTTGGATACAAGGCAGAAAATTAAATGGCAACATACCAGCTTGAATGACTCCGAAAGAGAATCCACTGAAATGTATGCAAGATAGAGGAGAGCACTTTTGTAAAACTCTGCAAACTCCTGCCGCGTTTTATGATACTGAGATGAAACCCAATAGTAACTAGCATAAACAGAGGGGTCAACATCGGTCATGCTGTCAAGTGTAGCATTCCCCTGTTCTAGAAGCTTCTTGCACTCTTTTTGATCCCCTTGTTCAAGCTTAAATTGAGCAATCTGCAACTTAATATAAAGTATCGGTTCCTCTATCCGTGTCTCTTTAGTATTTTGGAGCTTCTCAGCTACTCCTTCCAGGTAACCTATTGCAGCATCTTTCTCAGAGTATTGCCGAGAGACGATTACAGCGAAATGTGCAAGCTTCAGAAGATTGATCTTTGTCTCAAAATCAGTGATGAAATTGTGATATAGCTGTATCAGTGTGTCACCAGCCTAAGaacaaaataaggaaacaaAATGAAAGGCATTAGATTTGTATACAACACAATAAAAGACAATTAGTGTAACTATGGTGACTGAGAATCAAGCATATGCAATTTAACAAGGTGCAGGTAGATAATGAGGAACAGAATAAAAACGCCACATTTCCTATGCTATATGGACACATATTTCCATGACTACATTGCAAGATTCAAGAACATCTACAGCCCTGAGCATGCACCTACTCAGAGAACTCAATTTACGGCAACATCCTTCAATAACTCATGTGTAATGGACAAGTGAAACTGAAAAGATTTGCAGAGATTTTTTTAGAATTATTTGGAGAAGTATCATACAGATGATTTAAACTTGATAAActgtatattattatttttttaccgTCTATCAGAAACATCTCTACCTTCCAAGATAGAGGTAAGGtttgtgtacactctaccctcttcAAGCCCCACCTGTTGGATTACACTAGAATGTTGTTATTGATTATGTTAGAGCAAGCAAAATAGAAATGCAGACACACAACTCCAGTTGCACATAAAATGATGTGAGTCCTGGGAACCATAATTCCAAAGCAATTTTCATTGGTACTTATAACTAAGCTAATTCAAAGCTCTCACATTTCGAGCTCAACACACTGCAACCTAAAATCATAACAATAAAAGCTACAAATCTCCAACTAAAGCTCTCTTGTTCTTCAATCCACTTGTCTTATCTTATCCCCAAGATGCCCCTTTTCAATTCCTTTGAAACCCTACAATATTCATAAACCCCAATTCCCAACACAAAAACCAAAATTACAAATCCGTAACtcaacagaaaaaaaaaactttctttTTCAATACAATTCCCATCCCTTCATAATCAAAATTCCTCCTTTTAAGATTTCAGCTCATAATCCAAATACCCCTAACTTTATCATCAATCACTATATCTCCAAACCAAAATCACGCAAAACCCCTAATTTATCACAAACCTAAAGTCCCTAAAAACAATAAAATGAGAATAAAATATGGATATATTCAAATAAAGTACCTGAAAAACAGCGAGAGCGACGAACTGTTCGAGCTTGAGAGATAGCTGGTGCCAGAGCTTGCGTTGGTACAGATCTGCAAGCGTGGTGTACCAATCAGAAAGCTCAGGATGGTCATTGCTTAGCGATTCCAAATATTGTAGTGCCGCCATAGCTGAATTGAGTGTTCGAAaattatctctctctctctcagtCTTTCTTCCAGCGATGAAGACGACGAAGAAAGAGGTGTAGTCTTATGAGTTTAGTGGTATAAgtgtgaaaaagaaaataacaatacaAAAACAATTTTAATTACACTATTTTTATATATCTCAAAGTATTCGGTGTcttttggtttgaatacaaatTATGTTGGATAAGTTATGTTGGGATAAATTATGATAGGATTAATTATGCTGAGAAAAGTTTTTATTGCTTGTTTGGTTGGTTATATTCAAAGTTACATTTCAAgaataagttatttatttacgaaaatatatttcatcttatttaactttttttttatattttttttgcaagctttagttattcattcctaaaaataaaattatcatcttatttaacttaaatatttttatttatgcattttcatgattgtgccacttatttttaaaattaagctTTCaccttatttaacttaaaaatataacttttttcttatttaactaaaaaaaataaaacttccatcttgtttagattaaaaataaaactttcattttaagtttattaaagcGAAAGAAATTTTGTTATTAAAACTAGCTACATTTTAAAGTTATCTATATAttaaatgatatataaaatataatttttaagttagtattaaattatttaattaaaaatatgtaatttagtagtgGAGTGAACATTTGAAGAGaagtcaaaatataaataaacataagaattagataaataaattcaacttataatatattcataaatagaaattgtatttataaaatataattttttaatagaaaaatatactatcataaaaacaacaattaattaaagttatgaatgttattataaatgtatttaaaaattatgtaaatatacatgaatgtaaaaatggtgtataaaagagagtttaaaggggtattttgttattttatatctttattcCATGATAAGTTATCCTCAATTAGTATTCCACCCCAGGGAGGGATAACTTACCCCAATATTAATTGTTAATCCTGAGATAAGTTATCTCAGCCTTTGCAACCAAATAAGGGATTAGATGTCACTTCAAAATTATTCTATGATTAATTCTCCTTATCCATCACACTAAACGACCCCTATTATTTTACTACTCCTTTCGTCCCAAATTAGTTGAtcaatatactaaaaataattatctcatATTAGTTACCACCTTATTAGATCAAGaaagtattaattaattttttttatattacccttgcaatatttttttttaaagtggtAACATTTGTTTGTAAAATTTCCAAGAATTTTTTTAAGGGGTTAATCagtaaaattatctttttatttatgatttcttaagcATCGTGCAAAGTGAAAAGTGATCAATTAATGTGGGACGGAGAGAGTACTATAGAGGAAATGTAGAAGCAGGCACCTTTTGATTGACGTACGTGCTTTCAGCGAAGggtattcatataattttttatatttttatcaatttaatttatttttttagtcttttgaatatctaaaaattacataaataaattatataaaattatgataattaattttttaaaagatatataaaaaaattgatagacTCTCGAAATTCTATCGATggccacataaattgagatagaagaagtaacatatattattttaaaatgacataaaaagcactataaatcacaataaataataacttgaaatatttgaaatatatatgaaaatttgattgatcCTTGAAATTTTATCTTCGCCACGTAAATTGGGACATAggaattaatattaaattatttaaaaattatgtaaaaatactacaaatcacaataataaacaacgtaaaatatttaaagccatataagaaatttgaatgattctTCAAATTCTAACCGTGGCCTAAATTGAAACCGCAAGAATAATATTATAGGGAAACTTAcgtaaatatacaatattaagaaaatatttaccatttataacaataaaaaaataatttcactgaaaacttataatacatttataatacagttttaatacatattgcagaaaactatttataaaacatatataatacaaattttatagatggataatacatttatcacatactttaatagacttataatacattatgttagtttcttactacacaaacataatatatattttaaaacacttataatacatttatattgtatgcataattcacttttaatacaagtgtagatttatcataatattgctatatattgctataaatgataataaataaaaaatatcgctaaaatcagtaattaatttttaaaaagcactcaatcaagtaatttttcctaataTATATTGGGTCCGTGCTGTCACGGATTCCCATAATTAGTGTAAAAATAAGCCAGATAAGCACTTATGATGATACTATTTAAAACATAGTCATTCTTAAAAGCTATTACTATTTAAAATCTAGTCAGTGTAGGTGAACTTCAAACATACACTGTTGATACACTCCTTTGCTTCTTTTTTGCAATTTCATGCAGATACTCAAATTTCAATGATTTACATATTCTTTAATATGTTTCTAAATTATGTGTGCATTGACGATGATAatctaaaagaaaatttatttttaaagtatttttttcttttatataaaaaataaaagccTAACTTTGAATCAAGATTTATTTGAACTTCAGATCTGTAGACCTAACTTCAAATCTTTAGAATGATTTTCAATAGAATTCAAActcaatttaaatttaaatatatgatTTCAACTTTAGACTTGCATGTCTAAAATTGAATCTGAAACAATTAAAGAAAAAGTCAAGAGTATATATCGTTCAATCAACTAATATACCGTATCCAAATATACCTAacatatacactatatatcttAGGCCGAAGTTAAAAACAGCTATTTATGCAAACCTGATCAATGGGCTGCCAGGCCAATGAACCAAATACGTTGGGCCTTATACCTCACGCAAGTTTCATATAAAAAAGGGGGGAAAAGTTTAAATATGTTATCGAATTTTGAGAAAAGGTTTATCTATGCTacccgttaaaagtttggctcatttatgtcattttcgtCTGAGAAACGGCTCATCCAAGGCTCATTAtttgtaaactaaaaatatcttccgttttgcaaaactatTTTATACACGTGGTCAATTATGATTCGGTCATGTCATTAACtagattattatttaaaattaaaaaaggtTCAAGTATGCCtttgaactttgagaaaaagtTCATCTATATcattcgttaaaagtttggctcatttatgtcatttcagTTAACAAATAATGGCATGGATGAACCTTTTATCAAACGAAAATGGCATAAATGAGCCAATCTTTTTACAGATGGCATAAATAAACctttttctcaaagtttgatgacatattgagcctttaaaataatcaaattatctctttttccatggtaggtaatcTATACAAGTTCAAATTGGGTGTGTGGTGATTTTTCGGATAACatgtaaatgaaaaataaaaaaaaatgggtGAGCTTGGCATGAAAGAAAaacattttctaaaaaaataagtagattTCTTACTTAATTTTTTGTGTTCGATAAGTAAGCAAAATATATTCTCATCCTAAAAGCATTTGTATAAAATCCAGATAAATATCATGGGAGGTAATTGTGGGATGCGGTAGGGGTGTGGGATCATGGAAATGGGGGGTTACGAGTGTGAGAATGAAGATGATGTGAGTTGTTGGGAGgaaacaattaatatgaaataacaCTTGTGAAATTTGTTTCCCCTATTTCTAGGGAAGTCATTTTCCGAAATTTATTATGATTCATTGCGCAGTATAGACTTGAGTCTCAAGTCGGTATAgaaatatgatgatatgatattaatataattttcgACACTTCTATATTAATAGCTAATTCTTAGAATATGATTCTCTATAAATTATATCAATAATATCAGAGTCACTGATCACCCTCCATGGCCACCCTGCCATGGATGGTGACACTGGTGTTACAACATTTGCCTGGACAAATGTGAAGTTCATATAGTCTTAAACTATGTTTTTATTGGCTCTCTTTTGCAGTGCGATTCTATCTGGATTATATCATTTAACAAGTTTCTCAACAGGCCCATAATTTTCTGGAACACTGTTTAGACAACGTAATCATCACCAAatctgttttaatttatttatcttatttttacttttagttcatttaaaaaaaaagacccTTTCTTTCTCTCTATCACTTTTCACTTTTCATGTTTAAGattacaatattttaaaaatattttatatatctttaatttaaaattaaaaaatttaaaatcaaataaataaattaaaacggatGAAgtactttttcttttgaaatctTCCAATAGATAGCCATACTTTATagttagattttttaaaaattcaatattgGTTTTTTCTGAAATGATTGAAATATTAAACGAAAACATTTcgtcaaaattataaaataattgaagTCTTGAATGATAGTAATGTATACCAAACCACACAAAATTTATCTAATCATtttccatgaatatttttgtcCTAAGATTGTTGGTGAAGGTAGCTGACCATGccacttttttttcttataaagttttaatattaaagttctactcattttttatttattaaacatAATATATGCTAATGATTTAActttatgaatttgaatttgaaaacgAAGacatttattcttaattataaataatatttatctaACTCAACCTAATCTCATTCTATACGTATGTATTATTCGATTTAGCCAAttataaatttatcttttgagtTACGAATCATCGAATTCAAAAAGTCTGCATACCTCATGTTATGACTTATAAgacttgatttttttctctctcattCATATATGAGATTCATCTAAAGTGtcatatacatttttttatatataagttTGTCAGTATTTATCTTTAACACGTTTTGTTGATTCGCCCTCCGGCATTAACATAACACACTtgtcgtaaattaattaattatttgatataAACACTGCATGCAGGCAATGTTTTAAAAGACTCTGTTGGGACTCGCTTCGAAACTCGCTCTGGGGCAGGGATCTAGCAAAACGCCCAATACTCAAGTGTGGGACTTAGTTCTGTAAAACTTACGTCCTAAGTGGCCGACTGTACGTCTTAAGCACGCTCGGGGCTCGCCTAACAGATCTTACAcaaattatgtgttaaaatCTTTATTAACATTGTTGATCCTCATAATTcttgaataaatgaataataattaataattttttaatctatagagataaaaagattaagaataacTCAAACAACAAGTTGTAGTATCACATCTTTACTATTTCGTAACACTATGAAGGTGATTATATTTTacgtaaaatttattttaaaaatatgtagTGAAATTTTACTTTTTCACTTATCATTGATCTTCATGATTTTGTCATATGtctcaaaattatcatattttatttatctatttgaaagtaattttatttttattcatgatagagtgatgttttaattataatactagtaaattttattgattattttctaTTAGGGGGGTAAATTGTAtagtatgataaaaaatattttgagaaataatgattcttttattattagaaagttaagatattagattatttatacttgtatagtcatgttagaagttttattttctatgaatttccttaattatatttgtaattatttcaaactattgatgtatttttataattttgtattATCATACTATTATATCGTattgtaaattaaaaatttaaagtttcatAAGGCTTACACCCCATATCTCGAGGCTTACTCCTCGCCCTATATTAAGTAAAATGCCTCACCTCACGCCCCGCCTTAAACACTGCGTGCTGGTAATTTCTTCCCAaaggaagttcctatttttGGTCTTTGATAAGATTGCATATTTGtgcttttattttattagtatATAACTACATTATTTTATATGAATGATGACATAAGTCTTACTTCACGTACTTTTTTCTGTTAATAAACAATAAGTACCTGTTTTGTACTGCGTAACTGCTAAGTACAATGTTTGTTAAAACACTTTATTTTgttataccaaaaaaaaatattgtagttGACCTTTGAGGTTATTGATTTTTTCATAACTAGCTATCATTTAAACGTAATGTTCAACAACAAATTAATCAAGTCAAATAATCCACTGAATTTATTAATTAGTGAAGAATAGTATAAACTTGTAAAATATATACGTACGCAAAATGTTCAGTATCTTCCACGTCACGTTATAAATGTCGAAAAATGTAAAGTCCCCAAACGAAATTATTTCCATATTCATCGAGTTTAACTTTTGTACATCAACGGTATATAAACTTTTCATAtagtaaaaattataagtaaatTTTCATAGAAAACTTGATATTgtagtataaaaaattaaatgataatccTTCCGTCCAAAATACTTACCACATTTTGttttttcaagaattatttaatactagaactattttttttatagttaaattagattatatttatttgatattttaaaatcaaaatttagatattcaaaagttatatataaaaaaagtattataagtTGCAATTATATTCttcttatatcaatataataagagaataattttaaaagataGTTCATATAATTTGATTCTCAAAAAGTAAAacgtgataaatatttttagacataacaaaaaacATTTATATATGGATAAATTAAAATGATAGTGTGATAATTATTACACTATCaacatcaaattaaatattgaaAGAATTAGTTTGAACACTTCATTATTGCACAAAATGCTTTCAAGTCCTTTCAAACTATAAAGATGTGAATTTATTAATGCACAATTGTTCTCCTTGTGTAATCAATAAATGCAAAATAGCTTTACAAATTCCACCCAAAAGAATAGTCACAGAATTAGAGTCCTTTTTCTTAAGGACTCAAATGATACAAATTAACAAGAAGAATGAATTTAATCCTAAGTTCATTCACTGCACAATACTATGGAAATTAAATAAACTACaatcacaaaataaataaaaataatgagttTATTATTCAAGATTATGAGAATAATATGAGTATTTATAATCAACACTCTATATAAATGATTGTTAAAGACTACAGCGATTCCGAATGCAATgacattaatttaattatcgttaaaataagaaaatttattACCACTAAATATCTCTTTTGTTAGAGTATATACTGTATGCACTGGTTTTATATATGTGAGTTAGAGTTTATAGTATAATAgctttaaaaaaaaactctaaTGAAgcttagaatttaaaaaatattgattgattCCATCTTGTAAAAGCTcattttaaattcaataaaatttca
This DNA window, taken from Solanum dulcamara chromosome 3, daSolDulc1.2, whole genome shotgun sequence, encodes the following:
- the LOC129883186 gene encoding 26S proteasome non-ATPase regulatory subunit 13 homolog B codes for the protein MAALQYLESLSNDHPELSDWYTTLADLYQRKLWHQLSLKLEQFVALAVFQAGDTLIQLYHNFITDFETKINLLKLAHFAVIVSRQYSEKDAAIGYLEGVAEKLQNTKETRIEEPILYIKLQIAQFKLEQGDQKECKKLLEQGNATLDSMTDVDPSVYASYYWVSSQYHKTRQEFAEFYKSALLYLAYISVDSLSESFKLDLAFDLSLSALLGDNIYNFGELLAHPIIKILVGTQVEWLYHILEAFNTGDLVRYQELCRVHQAAFSAQPALLQNEKKLLEKINILCLMEIIFSRPAEDRTIPLSAIAERTKLSVEDVEHLLMKSLSVHLIEGIVDQVEGTVHVSWVQPRVLGIPQIKSLRDRLDNWVDKVHTALLSVEAETPDLIAS